GGCATGGCAGGGTGCTCATGCCGAGCCGCGTCTGCGCCGGGAACATCGGCCGGGGGCGGCGATCGAGGTTGATTACGCTGGGATGACGCTGACCGTCGGGCTCGGCGCTGAGGCGCGGCAGGCCCAGGTGTTTGTCGCCTGCCTGCCGTATTCGGGCTACGTCTATGCCGAGGCGACCTGGACCCAGCAGGCGGAGGAGTGGCTGGCCTCCCACGCCCGGCTGTTCGAACATCTGGGCGGCGTGCCGGGCAAGCTGGTGCCGGATAACCTCAAGGTCGGCGTCAGCCACGCCTCCTTCTACGATCCGGCGATCAACCCGGCTTATCACGATCTCGCCCGGCACTACCGCACCGCCGTCCTGCCGGCCCGGGTGCGGCGCCCGCGCGACAAGCCCAGCGCCGAGAACGGCGTGCAGCAGGTCGAGCGGCGGGTGCTGGCCCCGCTGCGCGATACGCCCTTCGCCACGCTGGACGCCGCCAACGCGGCCTTGCGCGACAAGCTGGCCACCCTCAATGCCGCTCCCTTGAGCCGCCGGCCGCAGGACACGCGCGCCGGCCTGTTCGCCGCCGAGGAGCAGCCGACCCTGCGCCCCTTGCCGCCGGACCGCTTCGTGCCGGGCACCTGGGCGCGCCACAAGGTCCCGCCCGACTATCATCTCGCTCTCGACGGCGGCGTCTACTCGGTGCCCCACACGCTGATCGGCAAGACGGTCGACGTGCACAGCACCGCCGGCGTGATCAGCGTCTTCCTGCGCGGCAAGCGGATGGCCTGCCATGTCCGCCGGCAGGACGGCGCCACCGTGACGCTGGACGCCCATCGCCCCGCCAACCACCGGGCCGTCGCCCGCTTCACCCCCGATGCCATCCAGACCGAACTGGCCGCCATCGGCCCGGCCGCCGCGCTGCTGTTCGAACGCATCCTGGCCGGCGCCGATCACCCCGAACAGGCGGTGCGGGCCGGGATCGGCCTGATCCGCTTGGCGGCCACCCACGGCACCAGCCGGCTGGAGCAAGCCTGCCAGGCGGCGCTGGAGGCCAACGTCGGATCCTACCGCTACGTCCAGCGCTGGTTGACCGCTCCCCCGGCCACAACGGCGGACGCGGCCGGTGCCGGCGAGCACACCAATCTGCGCGGCCCTTCCTACTATCACTGACGGAGATACGATGATGAAGCACGTCAACCACGAGCGGCTGCGCCAGTTGCGGCTGTACGGCATGGCCAAGGGGTTGGAGGCGCTGGAACGCCTGCCCGATCGCGGCCAACTGGCCTTCGACGAGCAGTTGGGCACGCTGATCGAGCGGGAAGCGGCAGAGCGCGCCAACACCGCACTCGCCAGCCGACTGAAACGTGCCCGGCTGCGCCAGACGGCCTGCCTGGAGGACCTCGACCTGCGCACCCCGCGTGGGCTCGATCGCGGTGTTGTGCGCGAGCTGGCCACCGGGCGCTGGGTGAAGGAGAACCGGCCGGTTCTGATCACCGGCCCGACCGGGATCGGCAAGACCTGGCTGGCCTGTGCACTCGGCAACCAGGCGGCGCGGGAAGGCCACAGCGTACTCTACACCCGGCTGACCCGCCTGCTGGACGATCTGGCCACCGCCCGCCTGGACGGTTCGCTCGCCCGGCTGCTGCGACGGATCGCCCGGCTCGACCTGCTGATCCTGGATGACTGGGCGATGACCGAGCTGACCGCGCCTCAGCGCCTGGACCTGATGGAGGTGATCGATGACCGCCACGACCGGGCCGCAACCATGCTGGCCACCCAAGTTCCCGTGGCCAACTGGCATCGGCTCATCGGCGATGCCACCTACGCCGACGCCATCCTCGACCGCCTCGTGCATCGGGCCTACCGCATCGACCTGCATGGCGACTCCATGCGCCGCACCAAGGCCGATGCCGCCAGCGAAACCCCCGACACCTAAGGCCGGTGCTTGGCAACCAAACCCACAACCTTCATAACGTAAATCCAGGGTTCGGCCCCGGCTCCCACCAGCTTGCAATTCGGGTGGGCGCTTTCGCCGAAACGGTGGGCGCTTTCAACCGAAACGCCTGGGCGAATTCGCCGAAATACGCAGGCAGCGAGGCGAGAGTCGTCCGGCAGGTGGTGAGGCGGTGTCGGATCGGGCGGTGCGTATGTCTCCCCCAGCCGTGCCTTGATCTTTCTCAGACCGCCAAGGCCCATGTGGGAGAGCTTCGCGACCGTGGTGGGATCGGCAAGATCGACGATGACATGGCCGCTGCCCTTGCGCCGGATGGCGATGCCCAATTCGTGGAATGCGCCATGCACCTCCGCCCAATCCGCTGCGTCGCGCACGATGTCCGCTGGCTGCGTCGCCACCCAGCTTTGAAAGCTCATCCGGCCGGTTGCGCGCTCGTACCGCAGCGCCGGGTCGGACAGACGCGGCGGCGTGTCGGCGGCGCGGGGCCGATCTTCGATGGCCAGATGATCGCCGGTCATCACCACCACATGGCGGCCACGGTCGTGGCTCCATTCCTGTGCCAGTTCCACCTCGCGGCAGGCGCGGTCCAGCGTGACCCAGTCGCGGTGAGGGTAATGAGCCCGTCCCGTAATTGGATGGACACGGCAGATCAGGATGTGGACATGAACGGACGCTGTGTTGCGATGAACGGCCAGCACCCATTGATGGTCGTCAAAGCCGATGCGGCGCAGCAGATGCCGGGCTGCCTCTTCCACCTCGTCGTCGGTTGGGGTTTCATCCTCTGGCCAGCTCACGACGAGATGATAGAGAGGATCGCGGCACCGCGGACAGGCGTCCGAGATGAAGCGCATCTGAGCCGCCGCAAGGTCGAGGCTCAGGATCTCGTGCAGCGCCAGATGCGAGGCCTTTCCTGGGGCCGCGACGTAGGCGATGGCGGCGGCGAAGCAGGATCGCCCATCGCGCCGCCGCTTGCAGACCTTAGCGATCATCGCCGTCCTCGACCGCGTCGGCCTCGGCGGCGTAGCCCCAGTCCTCCTCGTCCATGTGATCGTCGGTGCTGGTGATCACCCGCAGAACGGCGCGCTTGAGGTCGTGTAGGATATCGGTGATCGTCGGCACATGTTCCGGCGGTGCCTTGCCGCGGATGTGGCGGTCGCCGTCCTTGCCCTTGCCGTCGGTCAGCCACCACTTGAGCAGGCCGCCCAGCCGGTTCAGGTCCGCCATCGCCTTGCGGTCGGCGACGGACCGGACCTCCCGGTTCAGCGCGGCCTGTCGGATGAACTCCGACATCGTCACGCCTGCCTGCCGCGCCTTCCCTTCGATGAGCCTACGCTCCTGTGGGGTCACACGCAGCCTGACGCTATCGTCCTTCAGGCGCTTATCGGATCCTGACCGTCTCGCCATGCCACCCTCCGTTCCCGAGCCGGGGCTCGGCGCATGCAGCGCGTCCGGGCGGTGCCGGTGGGGGTGTCGGGGGCTTAGCCCCTGACCAGGATGCGAAAGGCAGGACCGCCGAGAAGCCGCCCTGCGGCGCCGAGGCGGTCCTGCCGGTGTCCCATTGCGGCCTCCGGGCGCGGTGGGACATTCGCCTACCCTGTCCCCTCCGGCGGACCTCCAGGCCGCCCCACCGGGGACCTGGGAGAATCGGATGGAGCGCGCAACAGGCCGCTCGACCACGGGACGAAGTTTTTGTGTGCCGGCTCTGGTGCGGTACCATGGTGGCGGACATCCTCGGTGCTCCGAGGATGCATGGACGAGGAGGGCATGCCATGCCCAGGACGCGCACCTACACCCCGGACTTCCTCAACAACCTGCGCCAGAAGCTGGAAACCGCGCCGGTCCCGACGAGGAACCTGTGCTCCCGCGAAGCCATCGACATTCTCAAGAACGAGCTGACCAAGAAGCGAAACGCGGGCTGGACCTTGAAAGAGCTGGCAACGTGGCTGACGGAGCAGGACCTCGTGATCGATGCGGGCAGCCTGAGCGGTTACCTGCAGGACGGTCGCAGAACGAAGATGCGCAAGACGGAGAAGGCGAAGAACACCAAGACCGCCATGGCGGTGGAGACGATCAGGAAAGTCCCCAGCACGGAGATCGCCCCGCCCGCCGCTACGGCGACGAACAGAACCGGCACCATCCCCAGGCGGGTGCCAAAGGCGAAGGATAATGGAGATCAGAAGAAGCTGGACTTCGCGAACCCGGACAGCGCTGAATCGAATTGATCCCGCGCGGCACAGAGCACCGGCTCTGGCCTACAAAAACAACGGGGTGGGCGCCGTGACCGGCGCCCACCCCGCTTGTTCGTCTCTCACAAGGCCGAGGCTCTTGCGGTGATCCCTATCAGCAGGGACCGCCATGTCATTGATGTTGCACCGGTGGGGCATGACCACCGGCCTGTGCATGTCGCCGGTGTGATCGAGCCGTATCGACAGGGAAAATTACGGTCCTGCCGCATCCAACGGAAAGGCGAATGGTGATGGTCCCCCGCAGGGGTGTGCCAGGAATTCCGTGCTGGGCGCGTTTATCATGAAATCTTGATCATCTGCTGGTTGGAGCTGACGCCAAGACGGCATTCGATCAGAACGGCTTGCTCGACCAGCTGAGGAATGAGTTGATGGGGTCGGTACTGAAGGAGGAGCTGGGTCTAATGAAGAGCGGCAATCCTTCAACGGCTACGGCCACAAGACGGTGAGGGCCGATGGTGACTCGATGGACCTGTGCATCCCACGCGACCGGACGGGAACGTTCGATCAGATGCTGATCGGCAACTACAAGCGTCGGTTCCCTGGCTTCGACGAGAAGATCATTTCGACGTACGCCCGAGGCATGAGTCACAGGGTACCTGCGGGAGCAGCTCTACAGTATCGAGGTCCCAGCCGACCTGATCTCAACGGTGACGGACGCGGTGATCAAGGAGGTAACGACCTGGCAGAATCGGCCCTTGGAGGCGATCTACCCGCTGGTGTTCCTGGAGGATGCCATTCGGATCAAGATCCGCAACGACGGTTTGGTGAGCAATAAGACCATCCATGTGACCATCGGCATGCGGGCCGGCGGCGCAAAGGAAGTCCATGCCCTGCGGAAAGAGCGGAACGAAGGTGCTAAGTTCTGGCAGCGCGTTTTGTACGAGTTGAAGAACCGCGATGTGAAGGACGTCCTCCTGGCTGTCATTGATAGGCTGATGGATCCCCCGGTGTGATCGCCACTGAACCGCCCCGGAACTTTGCAGGATCATGGGTGCCAAAGCGTTGGGTCCGGCGGCGCCGCGTCGATCACCACCACCGACAGCAGCTCGCGCGCGCTGCCCGTCAGTCGGTTCGCGAGCGCCATCTTCAGGGCATTCGCCGATGCCGGTGGCGGCGAGCCGTCGGGTGGAGGCGTGAGGTCGACCGTGGGGCCGGACCAGAACACAAGATACACGCCACGTCCGCCCGCCAGCGGATCGGCCGTGTAGAGCCGCTGCAACTGCCCTTCCGCCGCCGTCCACAGCGCATCATGCTTCTGCAGTTTGATCTCGATGGGCAGGACGAGCGTGCCGGCGGTGACGTCGATGTCGGCGCGTTTGCTCCCGGCGTAGTGGCCCTCAGGCTTCGCCACAGCGCCGTGGCGGATGAGGCGGGATTTCAACAGGCCGAGCAGCGCGTTGCGGCAGATGTTCTCTGCCTTGGGTTTGACGGGCTTCTCCACCTCGGTGTTCCAGAAGGTCTTCCAGCCGTCACCGGAGCCGGTGCGGATTTCTTCGGCGATGTCCTCCAGATGCTGGACGACGAGCGCCTGCAAATCCGCGGCGTTGGCCGGCATTCCGCCATCGAGCGCCACCACCACCTGCTCGACGTCGGCGTGCTGGAACAAGGCTTCGCGGCGGACCCGCAGCTGTCGCGCCGTGGCATGGGCGAAGGCATCACGCCAGGAGGCACGCTGGGGATCGTCGCGCCAAGCGGCAAGGAAGTCGGCCGCGTCCGTCGAGGGTTCGGCGGCGAGATGATCGATGCAGGCACGGATAAGGCGTGCGAACTCGGACTCCCCACGAACCCGACGCCCGTTCTCGACGTTGTACGCAGTGTCTTCGAAATGTGGAGCCAGCGACCGGATCAGCACCATCGCCTGATGCGCGGAAAAGCTGTAAGCGGTTCGAGCGCACCCTTCACCGATTCCCCGGGATCACCGCATGGATCTGTTGCGGCGGGCCTTGAAGTGTTCGCGCAGGTCGAGGATGGCCTTAGCGAGGGCGGGGATGTCGGCGTCGGCGATGGGTGCCGTGCTGATCAGAAGAGGATGCAGGGCCTGGAACGTGGCGTGCTCTGGTTTGTCCGGGTTGGCCATGCTCTTCCAGGCGCGCGGTGCCAGCCGGGTTGCCATCAGGAAGCCGAGGGACCAGAAGATCGGGTCCAAGCCCCCGGCATGGTGTGTTGGTAACTGCGGCCGGTACAGATACGGGAACTGCGCCATCGTCTCCGATAGGCGATTGTGGTGATGCACCACGGCTTGGATGGCCAGGTACTCCCGGGTTTCCTCCGTGGCGAGCAAGGCGCGCTCGCCCAGAAGTTGGCCGAGCCAAAGCTGAGGATCGATGAACTTCGGCCCAATCAGAACAGCGGTCAGGTAGCCGTCGAGCCCGTCAAGGCACGACACCGGGGCCGCCCGACCGCGAGCCCGCAGATAGGCTTCAAGTTCGCCAGCACTCAGCATCGGTTTGGCCGCCGTCGTGGTGGCGTTTGCGCCAGACTTGCTCATGCCGCCCGGACCTCGACAGCGAGCGCGGTGTCCCGCTCCGCCTTCCACGCCCAGGGCAGCAGGCGGTCGAGATCGTTGACCTTCACCGCGCCGGATACGATGCGCTCCAGCGCGTCGGCAAGGTAGGTGAACGGGTCGAGCCCCATCAACTTTGCGCTGTTGATCAGAGAGGCCAGGATCGCCCAATCCCGGCCACCGGCTGCCGAGCCGGCGAATAATGCGTTCTTCCGGCTCACTCCGATCGGGCGCATGGTGCGTTCCACGGCATTCGTATCGACATCGATGCGACCATCGTCGAGGAAGGCGACCAGCCCATCCCAGTGGCCCAGCGTGTAGGCGATCGCCTTGGCCAGGCTCGATTGGCCGGAGATTTCGCTCCGCACCTCCATCAGCCGAGCCCTCAGCGCCGCCATGATCGGCCGGGTTTCGGCCTGCCGGACCAGCCGGCGGGTGTCCGCTGCGGTGCCGCGGATACGCTCCTCGATGGCGTACACCGCGCCGATGCGGGCGATCACGTCACGCGCCACGTCCGACTTGGTGGTCTTGAACACCGCCACAAACTTGCGACGTGCATGCGCCAGGCAGAAGACGAGGCGGATACCAGCTCGCTTACGGCGGCGGACCAGCGCCTTGTAGGCGGCGTAGCCGTCGACCTGGAGAATGCCGTCGAAGCCCGCCAACTGCTCCTGGACAGCGGCCGTATCCCGCCCCTCGGCGTAGACGTAGCCGACCGCCGGCATGGCGGGGCCTTGCCAGGGACGGTCGTCCACCGCCTGGGCCCACAACTGGCAGACCTTGGTCCGCCCGCGTCCCGGATCGAGCCGGGGGAGCGGCGTCTCGTCACAATAAACCCGCTGCTGAGAGCGGATGTAGAGCAGCAGCCGATCATAGAGCGGCCTCAGCCACCAGGCGGCTCGGCGAACCCAGAACACAAGCGTGCTCCGGTCCAACACGATGCCTTGGCCGGCAAACATCTGCGCCTGTCGGTACAGCGGCAGGTGCCAAGCAAACTTCGCCACCACGACGTGGGCGACCAGCGCGGTGGTCGCCATGCCGCCGTCGACCACCCGCGGTTTGGCCGCGGCCTGGACCACGGTGCCGGCGCAGCACCGGCAAGCGTACTTCGGCCGAACGGTGCGCAGGACGCGCACGATGGCCGGGATCACATCCAGCGCTTCGGCGACGTCCTCACCGATCCGGTGCATCGGCCCCGCGCAGCATGGGCAAGCGGTGTTGTCCGGCTCGATGGTTGTTTCCACCCGCGGCAGATGCCGGGGCAGCGCCCCGACATTGCGGGCTGCCGGGCGGCGAGGTTGCTGTTTCGCCTTTCCCGCTGTCCGGTCCGCATTGTCGTTGGCAACAGGAGTGAGCTGGCCCCCATTTCCCGGACAGATTTTAGGCTAAAATAAGCTTGGTTCCGGTTCGTGTTATGCCGCCATTCTGCTTTGGTCCGGAGAGCCCTCGTATGCCTCTGCCGGGGTTCTGCCGCCGAGCGCCGAGTGCGGGCGGTCGGCGTTGTAGTAATCGATCCAGCGGTCGATCCCGGCTCTGGCCTCGCTGCCGGTCTCAAAGGCGTGGAGATAGACGCACTCGTACTTCATCGATCGCCACAGCCGTTCGATGAAGACGTTGTCCATCCAACGGCCGCGCCCGTCCTCGATACCCGGATGCCGGCCGCGGTCAAGAGGCCGGTGAAGCGCGGGCTGGTGAACTGGCTGCCCTGATCGGTGTTGAAGATGTCCGGCCGGCCGTGCCGCGCCATCGCCTCCTCGACGGCCTCGATGCAGAACTCGACGTCCATGGTGTTCGACAGCCGCCAGCTCAAGACCTTGCGCGTTGCCCAGTCCATCACCGCTACCAGATACAGGAAGCCCCGACGCATCGGAATGTATGTGATGTCAGCGCACCAGACCTGGTTGGGTCGGTCGATGGTCATGTCACGCAGCAAGTACGGCCAGATCTTGTGCTCGGGATGCGGCACGGTCGTCTTCGGGCGCTGGTAGACCGCCTGCAACCCCATCCGCGCCATCAGGCGGCGAACCCGCTTGCGGTTGATCTCATGGCCATGACGGCGCAGATGCCGGGTCATCTGCCGGCTGCCGTACCAGGGCGTTTCCAGGAACTGTCCGTCGATCAGCCGCATCAAGTCCAGGTTCACGGCCGGTTCGCCCTTGGCCGGCCCGTAGTAGCTGGACCGGCTGATGGAAACCAGCTCGCACTGTCGGGTGATCGACAGCTGCGGATGCTCCGGCTCGATCAGTTTCCGCCTCCGGCCGACGCTCATCGACCGGAGGCCTTGCGCAAAAAATCGCGCTCCACCACCAACTGGCCGATCATCGTGTGGAGCTTTTCCACCTCGCCCTGATGGCTGGTTTCGGCGGCTTCCGCCTTGCCGGAGAACACACCTGCCATCCCATCCATCGCCTGCTTCTTCCAAGCGTTGATCAGCGTCTGATGCACGCCGTGCTTGGCCACCAGTTGCGACACCGTCAACTCGCCCCGGATCGCCTCCAGCGCAACCTTCGCCTTGAACTCCGCCGAATACCGCTTCCGTTTCCCCGTCATCGGGTCCGTCCTTCCTGATAGGCGAACCAAGCTTATCCGACTGTCCGGGAAACGGGGACCAGCTCAGTTGCTATCCGGTACACCGAGCGCCTCACCGAGGCCGGCGTCGAGCCCTCCATCGGCAGCGTTGGCGACTCCTACGATAACGCGTTGGCCGAGACCATCAACGGCCTCTACAAGACCGAGGTGATCCGCCGCCGCGGGCCGTGGCGCACCCTGGAGGCTGTCGAGTTCGCCACCCTGGAGTGGGTGGACTGGTTCAACCACCGCCGCCTGCTCGAACCCATCGGCAACATTCCTCCCGCCGAGGCCGAAGCCCGCTACTATGCTCAAATCGAGGACGTCGCCATCGCGGCGTGCTCAAGCCAAATGGCCTCCGACAAACCCGGCGCGGTTCAATCGGGCGGACTATTCTTGGAATCCATTGTACATGGTTTTGCGGCGCAAGGGTCCATATGTCGGAATCGCCACAATATCGACCCGGCTTCATCACCATTTCCTCGATAGGCGACATCGCAAACGTTGAAGCGCGGCGCAACAAGGAGGAAGCCATCGCGGCATCCTTGGTTCGAGCCGCCGAACATTTGGAGCATGACAATGCACCTTCCCCCGACAGACATCGGCTCTTTATCCTTATGGAATGCCGTGAAAGCATATTTCGTGCCACCGGTGGTGATTCCGGTCGCCGTCGTGCTGACAGTCTTGCTTTTCGTCCTGATACACGGCTCTGTTGTGTAAGTTGTAGGGTTCGTCGCGTTCAAGGGCCTCGGTCGGAAGCCCTTTTAACGATGCATTGCACACATGCCGCTGTACCCAAAGGATTTTAGCATGAAAGGCCGAACTGGGGCTCGCATCTTCAAGGGCGGGACGGCCCAATGTCATTCCCTCACAGTGACCTACGCGCCAACCCGAACCTCACAGAGCTGTTGATCGGCGCTCCCATGCGCGACGATCGGATAGTCCGCAACCCTCATCAAAAGAATGAGTTGACGGCATCCCACGCCGTGACACTCACAGAATTTCTGCCTTCGGCCCCCGCGCCAACAAAGATAGCCCGAATAAAATGGTGCGGCGGCCGCACTCGATGCCTACAGCGACGATCACACCACTGTTTGGCACGCATCTCTCTTGATCGCGGTCGCGCGCTGATGCTGGCCGGAAAGGCACTGATGAATGCGATCCTCCGCCATGCTTTCGGGCATCGTCTGCCACCGTCCCTCTGGAGCGATCAGGCACCGGTGCGCGAGGAACTCTTCGGTTTGGACCGGCTCGAGCGGCATGCGGAGAGTCTCGCCGCCGCGCAGCCGGTGACACGCAAGCCGCTTGCCGTCCTGTCCCTGCACACCCGCCTCGCCGACAACGCCACGGTGCTGCTCGCCGCCTATCGGGCGAGTGCGGCGGAATTGGAGCGCGGTCGCAGCGTGGATCCCGCCGCGGAATGGCTGCTCGACAATTACCATGTTGTCGAAGAGCAGATTCGGGAAATCCACGTCGACTTGCCGCCGGGTTATTACCGTCAATTGCCAAAGCTCGCAGACGGTCCGTTCGCCGGGTATCCTCGAGTGTTTGGACTGGCCTGGGCCTTCGTTGCCCACACTGACAGCCACCTCGATCCCGCCATCCTGCGTTGTTTCATCACCGCCTATCAGCGGGTCCAGCCGCTGACCATCGGTGAGCTGTGGGCGGTCGCGATTACGCTTCGCATCGTCCTCATCGAGAACCTGCGCCGGCTCGCCGACCAGATCACCGCCGGACGCGCGGCACGGGCGGACGCCGACGCGCTGGCCGACCGGCTTCTCGCGTCGGGGGACAGCCGTTCCGTCCTCGAAGCCGACATGGCCACGCGCTCTTCCGGTTCCTTGTCCGACGTGTTCGCCGCGGAACTGGCGAAGCGGCTGCGGGACCAGGATCCGCGAACGACGCCGGCCCTCGGGTGGCTGGAGGAGCGGCTCAACCGTCAGGGCGCAACGGTCGACGGTGTGGTCCAGCACGCCCAGCAGAGGTTGGGCGCCTCCAACGTCACCGTGCGCAATGTCATCACCAGCATGCGGCTGATCTCCGACATCGACTGGGCGGATCTGTTCGAGAGCGTGAGCCTCGTCGACGCGCAACTGCGCGCGGCGAGCGGCTTCGCCGCCATGGATTTCCCCACGCGCAACCTCTACCGGAGCGCCATCGAGGAACTGGCCCGCGGTTCGTCATTCCCGGAACTCGCCATCGCCGGTCTGGCGCTGTCGGCATCACGCGCGGCGGCGGCTGAGGCAGCCGGCGGCGCGGACGCCGCGCGTGTCGGCGATCCCGGCTATCATCTGATCGCGGAAGGGCGAGGCGCACTTGAGCGGTCCATCGGCTTTCGACCACCGGCCCGCCTGCGGATCAGCCGTTTCAGCGTTCATCTGGGAATCGGCGGCTATGTCGGCGCGATCCTGTTCGTGACGGCGCTGTTGCTGGGTCTCGCGGTGTGGGTGGCTTGGCTTCCCGGTATGGGCGGCTGGCTCGTCCTGTTCGCCCTTGCCGGCGTCCTGCCGGCTTCCGAAGTGGCGACGGCGCTGGTCAACCGCGTGGTCACCGCGCTGTTCGGAGCGATCACCCTGCCGGGGCTCGAACTGGCGGACGGCGTGCCCCCGTCACAGCGCACGCTTGTCGCCGTTCCGACGCTGCTGACCGGTGAGGTCGACCTCCTGGAGCAGATCGAGCGGCTGGAGGTTCACCACCTCGCCGGGGCCAGCGGCGAGCTTGTCTTCGCCCTGTTGTCGGATGGTCCCGACGCCGACCGGGAGGTGGTGGCTGACGACGACGCTCTCCTGGCGGTGGCCGCCGCGGCCATCGAGCGGCTGAATCTGCGCCATGGCCCCGGTCCTGACGGCGGAGACCGTTTTTTGCTGCTGCATCGCCGCCGGCTCTACAATGACGGCGAGGGCAAGTGGATGGGCTGGGAGCGCAAGCGCGGCAAGCTGCACGAACTCAACCGGCTGTTGCGCGGCGCCACCGACACCAGCTTCATGCCCATTGCCGGTCGCGCGCCGCAGGTGCCGGCCGACGTGCGCTATGTCATCACGCTTGACGCCGACACGCGACTGCCGCGGGACGCCGCACTCCGGCTGGTCGGCAAGATGAGCCACCCGCTGAACCGGCCGACGTTCGACGCGGCCGGGCGGCGCGTCATCAACGGCTATGCCATTCTTCAGCCCCGCATCACGCCGTCGCTGTCGCTCGGCGGCGAGGGCTCGCTCTATCAGCGGATCGTCTCCGGCCCCGGCGGCATCGACCCCTATGCGTCGGCCGTCTCCGACGTTTACCAGGATCTTTTCGGCGAGGGATCCTTCACCGGGAAGGGCATCTACGACGTCGACGCTTTCGAAGCGGCGCTGGACGGCCGGGTTCCGCACAATGCCCTACTCAGCCACGACCTGTTCGAAGGTGTTTTCGCCCGCGCCGGTCTCGCTTCCGACATCGAACTCGTCGAGGAGTTCCCCTCGCGCTACAACGTCGCTGCCAAGCGTCAGCACCGCTGGACTCGTGGCGACTGGCAACTGCTCCCCTGGATCCTCGGCCATAGGACAGGTCCCCAGGCGGCTCCGCCGGTCGGTCGCTGGAAGATGCTGGATAACCTGCGCCGCTCGCTGCTGGCGCCGTTCACCCTGGCGACGCTGGCCGTGAGCTGGCTGCTGCCTCTGCCGTCCGCCTTGGCGGGAGTCCTGCTCGTGCTCGCCGTCAGCGCGGTTCCGGCGTTCCTGCCGGCGGTGTCCTCGGTGCTGCCGGGCCGGCCGGGTACCCGCCTCGGCAGCCATGTCGGCTCGCTCATGCAGGATCTGCGGATGGCGGCGATGCGGACCGTGATGTCGGTTGCCTTCCTGGCAGACCAGGCGTGGCGGATGGCCGATGCCATCGCTAGGACATTGACCCGGCTGTTCGTCACGCACCGCCACCTTCTCGAATGGACGACGGCGGCGCAGACAGGCGGCCGGCCGCGGCTGGATCTCGGCGGCTTCTATCGAGACATGGCGGGTGGCACCGCGCTTGGGCTCGTCGTGGCGGCCGGTACCGTTGCCGTGACGCCATCGTCCTGGCCGCTGGCCCTGCCTTTCGCCCTGCTGTGGCTGACGGCCCCCGCACTCGCCGCGTGGACCAGCCGGTCGCCGGCCATACGTCGGCAGGCGGCGTTCTCCGATCCGGATGCCCGCGACCTGCGCCTTACCGCGCGGCGCACCTGGCGCTTTTTCGAGACGTTCGTCACACCGGCCGAAAACATGCTGCCGCCGGACAATTTCCAGGAGGACCCGAAGCCGGTGGTCGCCCACCGGACATCGCCGACCAACATCGGTCTCTACCTGCTCTCCACCGTCGCCGCCCGCGACTTCGGCTGGTCAGGAACGACGGAAACCATCGAGCGGCTGGAGGCGACGTTCGATTCCATGCGAAAGCTCTCCCGGTTCAGGGGGCATTTCTACAATTGGTATGGAACACAGGATCTGAGGGTGTTGGAACCGGCCTATGTCTCGTCGGTCGACAGCGGGAACCTTGCCGGTCATCTGATCGCGCTCGCGAACGCCTGCGAGGAATGGATGGACTGTGCTCCGGCGGCGGACGCCCGGCTTGGCATGATGGATACCCTCGTCCTGGCGCGAGAGGCCGCAGACGCCCTGCCCACAGCGGGCGGTGCGCAAATACGCCG
Above is a window of Azospirillum sp. B510 DNA encoding:
- a CDS encoding plasmid mobilization protein, which encodes MARRSGSDKRLKDDSVRLRVTPQERRLIEGKARQAGVTMSEFIRQAALNREVRSVADRKAMADLNRLGGLLKWWLTDGKGKDGDRHIRGKAPPEHVPTITDILHDLKRAVLRVITSTDDHMDEEDWGYAAEADAVEDGDDR
- a CDS encoding relaxase/mobilization nuclease domain-containing protein, translating into MIAKVCKRRRDGRSCFAAAIAYVAAPGKASHLALHEILSLDLAAAQMRFISDACPRCRDPLYHLVVSWPEDETPTDDEVEEAARHLLRRIGFDDHQWVLAVHRNTASVHVHILICRVHPITGRAHYPHRDWVTLDRACREVELAQEWSHDRGRHVVVMTGDHLAIEDRPRAADTPPRLSDPALRYERATGRMSFQSWVATQPADIVRDAADWAEVHGAFHELGIAIRRKGSGHVIVDLADPTTVAKLSHMGLGGLRKIKARLGETYAPPDPTPPHHLPDDSRLAACVFRRIRPGVSVESAHRFGESAHPNCKLVGAGAEPWIYVMKVVGLVAKHRP
- a CDS encoding YecA family protein; this encodes MSKSGANATTTAAKPMLSAGELEAYLRARGRAAPVSCLDGLDGYLTAVLIGPKFIDPQLWLGQLLGERALLATEETREYLAIQAVVHHHNRLSETMAQFPYLYRPQLPTHHAGGLDPIFWSLGFLMATRLAPRAWKSMANPDKPEHATFQALHPLLISTAPIADADIPALAKAILDLREHFKARRNRSMR
- the istB gene encoding IS21-like element ISAzs2 family helper ATPase IstB translates to MMKHVNHERLRQLRLYGMAKGLEALERLPDRGQLAFDEQLGTLIEREAAERANTALASRLKRARLRQTACLEDLDLRTPRGLDRGVVRELATGRWVKENRPVLITGPTGIGKTWLACALGNQAAREGHSVLYTRLTRLLDDLATARLDGSLARLLRRIARLDLLILDDWAMTELTAPQRLDLMEVIDDRHDRAATMLATQVPVANWHRLIGDATYADAILDRLVHRAYRIDLHGDSMRRTKADAASETPDT
- the istA gene encoding IS21-like element ISAzs2 family transposase, giving the protein MPRARSDMRRIREVLRLRDEFGASQRQIADACRLPRSTVRDYLERLRASGLQYADVLGWTDVELEERLFPPPVTSARPVPDWRHISRELGRRGVTLRLLWEEYLEVHPGGYRYTQFVQHFRAWQGAHAEPRLRREHRPGAAIEVDYAGMTLTVGLGAEARQAQVFVACLPYSGYVYAEATWTQQAEEWLASHARLFEHLGGVPGKLVPDNLKVGVSHASFYDPAINPAYHDLARHYRTAVLPARVRRPRDKPSAENGVQQVERRVLAPLRDTPFATLDAANAALRDKLATLNAAPLSRRPQDTRAGLFAAEEQPTLRPLPPDRFVPGTWARHKVPPDYHLALDGGVYSVPHTLIGKTVDVHSTAGVISVFLRGKRMACHVRRQDGATVTLDAHRPANHRAVARFTPDAIQTELAAIGPAAALLFERILAGADHPEQAVRAGIGLIRLAATHGTSRLEQACQAALEANVGSYRYVQRWLTAPPATTADAAGAGEHTNLRGPSYYH